The nucleotide window TCGTCAAGGAAACTATCACTTCTTCCCCATCCACGAATGGTTGGGAAGAAGAGGCTATGGATAGAATTGTATCAGTAGCATCTACTTCAACCTACTGGGAATAAATAACAGGAATAAAGAAGATTAAAAGTCTGACCCAGCCCTGGAAACCATATTTCTCTCCCATATGTTCTTCAAAGCTCACGATTTCCTCTTGACCATCACTCTCCCTATCTTCAAAGTGATAGCTTAAGTCGTATAGATCAACACACTGAAAAATATCACAGTCACCCACTCCCACCTTCCATCAATGTGTAATTCTAGAGTAAAAGGCTGGGTAAAGAAGTCCCCCAAATCTCCAGCATTTCCAGTGGATAAACTCTTTGGTGCTTTTCttgaaatttcaaattatttccacAAGTTTTAATCAATTTTTAGTGTTTCTAGTTTGTAGTTTACCTATGCACAGCCTTAATTACTTGAAGTATTCCAACTCTGATCTTTCCATTTGTCCTTCTGCCTTCTCAACAAGTGTTTTGGAATACCAGAGGCATTCCTTGTGTTAGTCCTGCCTCTTGATGGCCCCATAAATGGTGACAATAAAAATTCCAAGTCCTTGTGTTTAGGAGAGTAGTTCTAGGACACCAAAGGCTTTCTTGATAACAGCAGATACCTCAGATGAAAGGATGCATTTTATAAATGCCTTAACATTATCACTCACTGTAGGAAACTGGCTAGCTCAGGTATGAGCTATGAGAACTCCTTTTTACCCCAGTTGCTTGAAGGTTGGAATAGAAGTTATTGAAAAGCTGGCTTCATAGACCCGTTTCCTTAACCAAGCCTTATTCACATACGGACATCCAAGGACTGGGATGATCCCTTAACTAGGGGTGAAAAGGTGGGTCCTTTTGTCCACCTTATTGCTGAAAGCTTTGTCTCCCCCTGTTGGCACAAACATATATTCACACCCTATCTCTTCTCAGAAAGGTCCATGAAAGTACCACATACTTCTACTTCTAATATTTTAAGTCTTTGAAAGGCTGAATCTCTGGCCTTTGGTTTCTGCTAACTGAAATTCACGGTGCcttatttctttgtgtgttttacaatctgaggggcttcccttgtggctcagcaggtaaagaactaccttcaatgcaggaaacctaggttcgatctctgggttgggaagatctcctggagaagagaatggctaccccctccaatattctggcctggagaattccatggacagtatagtccatggggtcacaaagagttggatatgactgagcaacattcacTTTCCCTCCCTTTTTACAGTTTGGGGCTCTAATCTTTGCATTTTCCTGTATCTGAGTAAATTAGTTGGATAGTGACCTAAAAGACTTCCCAGGTGTTTCagtgcttaaaaaagaaaaaaatccacctgccaatgtaggagccacaggagacatggattcaacccttggattgggaagatcccccagagaaggaaatggcaacccagaatAGGAAAGATATCTTACCATGCAAAACTTAATCTCTCACTATATTTTCCAATGGATGAGAAACACACAAGAGTGGCAGGTGCACGAATTTTAATAAAGGAGTATTGGCAGCAGGTTGAGGATAGTGGACCACTAGCACTCAAGATACTTTTGGCCAGCGATTCTCTCGGCTCCAGtcatttttcccttctttgcCAGAAATGTCTATCCTTACATAGAAAGGGAGGCAGCAGGGTTGATAATTTCTGCAATAGAGGTAGGGCTCTTCAGACTGTCTGCAAGCAGGTCTACAGATTCCCAAGTCACCCATGCATCGAAGCATGTGACGTCtgcctggccaaaaaaaaaaaatacagatagttAATTTCTATTTAGCAGTAACAAATCTGACAAGTCAGGGAGCATAGTGAAAGCATAAAGAGCTAAAACAGTAATAAGTATCATTTCACACCCGTTAAAGTGACCCAAACTCAGACTATTGAAAAcagtaaatgttggcaaggaAGTGGAGCAATAGGAAGTCTCACTCATTGAtggtgagaaagaaaaatggtatagcttggtggtttcttacaaaactaagcatATTCTTACCCATGTGATCCTACAATTGAACTCCTTGTTCTGTACCCAAAGGACTTGAAATTTTATGTCCAGACAAAAATCTGCacacagctttattcataaatgaCAACATTTGGAGGCAACCAAGATGCCCTTCAGTAGGTGAGAAGATAAACTAAGACACATCCAGACAATGGGATATTGTTCAgctcggaaaaaaaaaaaaaaaaagagctatcaaGCTATGAATAGACACAGAGGAAGCTTAAATGCAcatcactaagtgaaagaagctgaaCCAAGAAGCCTACCTACTGTATAATTCCAGTTATGTGACTTTCTGGAAAAGTATATGATTAAAAGGTCattggttgccaggggttggaatGGGGGAAGAGATGAGTATGTAGGGCACCGATGATGTGGGGGATGGTGCAAATAGTCTAtagtggattcatgtcaatatacaTTTGTCCAGATCCACAGAATGTACAATCCCAAGAGTGAATCTTCATGTGAAATtatggacttgggtgattatgatgGGTTAATGTAGATATGTCAATTGTAATAAATGCACAACTCTGGTGGCAGATGTTATAATAGAGGAGCCTTGAATGAGTAAGGGCAGACAGCGTATGGGAAATTTCTGTCCCTtcttctcaattttgctgtgaacctaaaactggcttaaaaaaataaaacccattttaGTGAataccttaaaataaataaagctgctataaacacttGTCTATAGGTTTTTGGaactacattttcatttctctggaatatatgcccaagagtacaTTTGCTGTGTGGTATAGTTATTATatatttagtttagtttttttttttttaaactgccaaactattttctagAGTGTGGTTGTACCATTTAACATTCACTAAAGTGATGTATAAAAGAATCAGTTTCTCTGCATTATGGCTGGCATTTGGTATTgtcactatttttaattttaattgttctGATAGATATGTAAGGAATCTCATTGTGGTCttaatttaatttgcatttttctaattgctagtgatgttgagcatcttttcatgtgctcctTTGCCATCCGTATAACCTCTGTAGTGAAATATCTTTTCACGTTTTTCTTCCAATTGATTTGTGTACTTTTTTCTGTCGAGTTTTGAGAGTTGTTtctatattctagatacaagttcTTTGTCacatatgtggtttgcaaatatttcacccaattttttttccaatttttaatttgtcttttcatCTGTCCTTTTCATAGGATCTCACAgaatgaaagttttaaattttgattgaatctattttttttcttttatggattatgCTCTTCATCTCTAAGAACTCTTCACCTAGCCCTAGGTCCGAacatttttcctgtgttttcttccagaagtttacattttacttttaaatctaTGATACACTTtgggttaatttttgtgtaacTTGTTAGGTTTAGGTTGAGAGCCTTTTTTCTCTGCCTACAGACTTCCAATTGCTCcagcaatatttattgaaaaagacattttcttctaTTGAATTACTTTTGCACGTTTGTGAAATATCAGTTGGTTGCCCTTGTGTAGGGCTCTTTCTGTTCAATTGAACTGTGTGTctatctctccaccatgaccacaCAGTCTTGGTTACTTTAGCTATGTAAGTCTTGAAATCTGGTAGAATAATTTCTccacatttgttctttgttttagcCATTCTCATTCCTTTGCCAATTTCTCTACAGATGAAATATAGAACAGACAATCTTATCTATATCCACAATAAACcttattggaattttgatagaaattgtaTAAAACGGATCTATAAATTTAAGGAGAATTTACATCTTTCCTAGCTGAATCTTACAATCTATAATCACAGtgtgtcttcatttatttatatcttttttgattttttatctACATTCTGTAATTTTCAGTACAATTTCTGTACATGTTTTATTAGATATTCACTTAAGCATCTTATTTTTTGGAGTGATTGTGACtgatgtgtttttaatttcagtgttcATATGATCTGTGATAGGACATAGCAatataactaattttaaaattttatttatttttaattggagaataatttctttacaatgttatgttcatttctgccacacatccacaggaatcagccataggtatacacgtgtcccctccctctagaacttccctcccacctcccacactatcccactcctctaggttgtctcagagcaccatgctgagctccctgtggtatacagcaacttctcattagctatctgttttacaaatgcatgcatgtatgctaagttgcttcagtcgtgtcctactctttgtgaccctacagactgtagcccgccaggctcctctgtccatgggattctctaggcaagaatactggagtgggttgccatgcccttctccaggggctcttcccaacccagggatcaaacttgaatctcttacatctcctgcattggcaggtagattcttttccactagcgccacctggaaagcccattttacaaatgataatgtatatgatattttacaaatggtaatgtatatattacaaatgttaatgtatataaaaatgaagattaatccattttctctcattctgagggttgtcttttcatcttgttcagtttccttggctgtgcaaaatcttttaaggttaattagactccatttatgggcttccctggtgactcatatggtaaagaatggCCACTCTTTCAGtttgtcccaccttctccttccctcactgtgtccataagtctgtctCCATGTCtgggtctctattcctgccctgcaaataagttcatcactaccatttttctagattccatacatatctgttaatatacaatatttgttttctctttctgacttacttcactccatacaacagactctaggttcatccacctcactggaactgactcaaatttgttctgttttatggttgatactccactgtatatatgtactacaacttctttatccatttatctgtcgatggacatctagtttgattccatgtcctggctattgtaaatagtgttgcaatgaacattggaataCATATGTATTGTTAAATTGTGGCTTTCtcagctgggtcatatggtagttttattcctagatttttaggcatctccatactgttctccatagtggctggatcaatttacattcccatcaacagtgcaggagggttcccttttctccaaatcctctccagcatgtattttttgtagatttttttatgatgggcattctgactggtgtgaggtgatgcttcactatagttttgctttgcatttctctaataataagcattgttgagcatttttttttcatgtgtttattagccatctagatgtcttctttggaaaaaatgtttgtttaggtcttctgcccattttttgattgggttgtttgtttttctgatgttgagctgcatgagctgcttatatattttgaagagtaatcctttgtcagctgtttcattcGCAATTATTGTCTCTCATTCTGTTGTCTCTCatatgttgtcttttcatcttgtttacagtttcctttgctgtgcaaaagcttttaagtttaattaggttccatttatgggcttccctggtggctcatatggtaaagaatccacctataatgcaggagaccccagttcagtccctgggttgggaagatcctctggagaagagaatggctacttactctagtattcttgcctggagaatcctatgaacagaggaacctggaggggtTCCTCTAGCTTATGGGGGATCCCCATAGGCTTTGcaacctatggggtcacaaagagttggacatgactgagcaattaacactttcactttcaggttctatttgtttatttttgcttttatctctgttactctgggaggtggatcatagatgACCTTGCTATGAATTATGTTGAAAagtcttctgcctatgttttcatctaagagttttatagtttctggtcttacatttaggtctttaatccattttgagcttatcgttatgtatggtgttaggacgtgttctaatttcattcttccacatgtagctgtcctgttttcccagcaccacttgttgaagagactatcttttctgcattgtattgtcttgcctcatttgtcaaagataaggtgcccagaAGTGTGtggttttatctctgggctttctatcttgttccattggtctatatttctgtttttgtgccagtacatactgtcttgatgactgtaactttgtagtatagtctgaaattagaaaggttgattcttccagctccatttttctttctcaagattgctttggctatgtggaatcttttgtgtttccatacaaattgagaaattttttgttctaattctgtgaaagataccactggtaatttgatagggattccactgaatctatagattgctttaggtagtatcaTCATTAGAAATACAACTAACATTGTATGTTTATCTTGTATCCTGTGACCTTACTAAACTTACTCATTGGTTCTAGATTTTTTCATAGATTCTCTTGTATTTTCTGCATAAATCATTATGACACCTGCAAAtacagttttttccttcttttctaatctatataccttttatttccttttcttgccttaatGCACTGTCTAGAACTCCCcagaattaaaaggaatgaacCATTGATCCATATAATTTGGGTAGATCTCAAGAAcataatgttgagtgaaaaaaaagtctgtctcaAAAGATcaaatatgattccatttatacaagtcttgaaatgacaaaattatagagatggGAAACAGATTAGTAGTTATCAGGGATTAGGGGTAGTGACAGAAGGTGAGGGCAAAGAGGAGAGTCTGTGCCACTAGAAAGGAATAGCAGGAGGGAGATCTTTTTGGTGACAGAAGGGTTCTGTAATCTTGATCATAATAATGGTCACATTATTATGACCATTATTATGACTTGTGATAAAATGTCATGAAAGTAGGCACATTCATTGCACCAGTATCAGTTGTACTGCTGTACAAACAGAGGCTGACTTGAGCTGATGTTATACCAGGCCTATGTATCAACCTGAAAAAAAAGTCCAGGATGGACACCCAGTCTTCCTTGCTTTGGGATCACAATGCTTCTACAGCTGCCAGgtcaacccccccaccccagggggctCTGCTCTCCCCTGCCAACGTTTCTActcttcctcttcatctctcagcctacaaggaataaaaagaaagattcaAGTAGGCCttccaaaagcaaaaacaattctTTCTGCCATATCCCCGGAGAAAAGATCCCTTTCCATTT belongs to Bos indicus isolate NIAB-ARS_2022 breed Sahiwal x Tharparkar chromosome 13, NIAB-ARS_B.indTharparkar_mat_pri_1.0, whole genome shotgun sequence and includes:
- the DEFB119 gene encoding beta-defensin 119 isoform X1, coding for MKFLFLFLAILLAMEPVVSGRRHMLRCMGDLGICRPACRQSEEPYLYCRNYQPCCLPFYVRIDISGKEGKNDWSRENRWPKVS